Proteins from a single region of Raphanus sativus cultivar WK10039 unplaced genomic scaffold, ASM80110v3 Scaffold2424, whole genome shotgun sequence:
- the LOC108854553 gene encoding ABSCISIC ACID-INSENSITIVE 5-like protein 6 isoform X1, which produces MGSRMNFVDVVRNEVFNAKQPTLGTGLALTRQNSVFSLTFDEFQNSWGGGGTGIGKDFGSMNMDELLKNIWTAEESHFMMNSVDNNGGLSVGVGGETGGLQRQGSINLPRTISQKRVDDVWKELMREEDETGASGVPQRQQTLGEMTLEEFLLKAGVVREEPQQGQVERIDNFDAGFYGFGSNAGLDSAPNGFGPNQPCGATVRPNLLTTQTLQPQKVQQPQQLIQKQERPFPKQTTVAFSNTVGLDNRSQPPTQEVKPSILGVRDRPMNNNLLQAVDFKTGVTVPAVSPGSQMSPNLTPKSNMDASLLPVPYMFGRGRKTGAVLEKVIERRQKRMIKNRESAARSRARKQAYTLELEAEVAQLKELNEELHRKQVCLASSYLETFQLGCIFIFFCCSDQLIKCFMQVEIMEKQKKQLLEPMRQPLGCKRQCLRRTSTGPW; this is translated from the exons ATGGGATCTCGTATGAACTTTGTTGATGTTGTGAGAAATGAAGTATTTAACGCAAAGCAACCAACTTTGGGGACTGGTCTTGCATTGACCAGACAGAACTCGGTGTTCTCGTTGACCTTTGATGAGTTTCAGAACTCGTGGGGTGGTGGTGGGACTGGGATTGGCAAGGATTTTGGGTCCATGAACATGGACGAGCTCTTGAAGAACATATGGACAGCTGAGGAAAGCCACTTCATGATGAACAGCGTTGACAACAATGGGGGTTTGTCTGTTGGTGTGGGAGGAGAAACTGGTGGTTTGCAGAGACAAGGGTCAATTAACTTGCCTCGTACGATTAGTCAGAAAAGGGTTGATGATGTCTGGAAGGAGCTGATGAGGGAGGAGGATGAGACTGGAGCGAGTGGAGTTCCTCAGAGGCAACAGACCTTGGGAGAGATGACTTTGGAGGAGTTCTTGCTCAAGGCGGGTGTGGTCAGGGAAGAACCTCAGCAAGGTCAGGTGGAGAGGATTGATAACTTCGATGCTGGGTTCTATGGGTTTGGCAGTAATGCAGGTCTGGATTCAGCTCCTAATGGGTTTGGTCCTAACCAGCCTTGTGGAGCCACAGTGAGACCCAATCTGCTGACAACTCAAACTCTGCAGCCACAGAAGGTGCAGCAGCCGCAACAACTGATACAGAAGCAGGAGAGACCTTTTCCCAAACAGACCACTGTGGCGTTTTCTAACACTGTTGGTTTGGACAACCGTTCTCAACCTCCAACACAG GAAGTGAAGCCTTCAATTCTTGGAGTTAGGGACAGGCCTATGAACAATAATCTTCTCCAAGCTGTTGATTTTAAAACAGGAGTTACGGTTCCAGCAGTGTCTCCTGGAAGCCAGATGTCACCTAATCTGACTCCAAAGAGTAACATGGATGCATCTCTGTTACCTGTTCCTTACATGTTTGGCCGCGGAAGAAAAACAGGCGCAGTCCTGGAGAAAGTGATTGAGAGGAGGCAAAAAAGGATGATTAAGAATAGGGAATCAGCTGCAAGATCCCGCGCTCGCAAGCAA GCTTATACGTTGGAGTTGGAGGCAGAAGTTGCACAGCTGAAAGAGCTGAATGAAGAGTTGCATAGGAAACAAGTGTGCCTCGCTTCTTCCTATCTTGAGACTTTTCAATTGggatgtatttttatatttttttgctgtTCTGACCAATTGATCAAATGTTTCATGCAGGTTGAAATCATGGAAAAGCAGAAAAAACAG CTTCTGGAGCCAATGCGCCAGCCATTGGGGTGCAAAAGGCAATGCCTGCGACGGACATCGACAGGTCCTTGGTAG
- the LOC108854553 gene encoding ABSCISIC ACID-INSENSITIVE 5-like protein 6 isoform X2: protein MGSRMNFVDVVRNEVFNAKQPTLGTGLALTRQNSVFSLTFDEFQNSWGGGGTGIGKDFGSMNMDELLKNIWTAEESHFMMNSVDNNGGLSVGVGGETGGLQRQGSINLPRTISQKRVDDVWKELMREEDETGASGVPQRQQTLGEMTLEEFLLKAGVVREEPQQGQVERIDNFDAGFYGFGSNAGLDSAPNGFGPNQPCGATVRPNLLTTQTLQPQKVQQPQQLIQKQERPFPKQTTVAFSNTVGLDNRSQPPTQEVKPSILGVRDRPMNNNLLQAVDFKTGVTVPAVSPGSQMSPNLTPKSNMDASLLPVPYMFGRGRKTGAVLEKVIERRQKRMIKNRESAARSRARKQAYTLELEAEVAQLKELNEELHRKQVEIMEKQKKQLLEPMRQPLGCKRQCLRRTSTGPW from the exons ATGGGATCTCGTATGAACTTTGTTGATGTTGTGAGAAATGAAGTATTTAACGCAAAGCAACCAACTTTGGGGACTGGTCTTGCATTGACCAGACAGAACTCGGTGTTCTCGTTGACCTTTGATGAGTTTCAGAACTCGTGGGGTGGTGGTGGGACTGGGATTGGCAAGGATTTTGGGTCCATGAACATGGACGAGCTCTTGAAGAACATATGGACAGCTGAGGAAAGCCACTTCATGATGAACAGCGTTGACAACAATGGGGGTTTGTCTGTTGGTGTGGGAGGAGAAACTGGTGGTTTGCAGAGACAAGGGTCAATTAACTTGCCTCGTACGATTAGTCAGAAAAGGGTTGATGATGTCTGGAAGGAGCTGATGAGGGAGGAGGATGAGACTGGAGCGAGTGGAGTTCCTCAGAGGCAACAGACCTTGGGAGAGATGACTTTGGAGGAGTTCTTGCTCAAGGCGGGTGTGGTCAGGGAAGAACCTCAGCAAGGTCAGGTGGAGAGGATTGATAACTTCGATGCTGGGTTCTATGGGTTTGGCAGTAATGCAGGTCTGGATTCAGCTCCTAATGGGTTTGGTCCTAACCAGCCTTGTGGAGCCACAGTGAGACCCAATCTGCTGACAACTCAAACTCTGCAGCCACAGAAGGTGCAGCAGCCGCAACAACTGATACAGAAGCAGGAGAGACCTTTTCCCAAACAGACCACTGTGGCGTTTTCTAACACTGTTGGTTTGGACAACCGTTCTCAACCTCCAACACAG GAAGTGAAGCCTTCAATTCTTGGAGTTAGGGACAGGCCTATGAACAATAATCTTCTCCAAGCTGTTGATTTTAAAACAGGAGTTACGGTTCCAGCAGTGTCTCCTGGAAGCCAGATGTCACCTAATCTGACTCCAAAGAGTAACATGGATGCATCTCTGTTACCTGTTCCTTACATGTTTGGCCGCGGAAGAAAAACAGGCGCAGTCCTGGAGAAAGTGATTGAGAGGAGGCAAAAAAGGATGATTAAGAATAGGGAATCAGCTGCAAGATCCCGCGCTCGCAAGCAA GCTTATACGTTGGAGTTGGAGGCAGAAGTTGCACAGCTGAAAGAGCTGAATGAAGAGTTGCATAGGAAACAA GTTGAAATCATGGAAAAGCAGAAAAAACAG CTTCTGGAGCCAATGCGCCAGCCATTGGGGTGCAAAAGGCAATGCCTGCGACGGACATCGACAGGTCCTTGGTAG